In Primulina eburnea isolate SZY01 chromosome 5, ASM2296580v1, whole genome shotgun sequence, a single window of DNA contains:
- the LOC140832016 gene encoding exocyst complex component EXO70A1-like, translating into MDKGNENLVSARKLLKASVEKSKALGLSLEEAGPRLNEISQRLPALELAIRPIRAQRDALGAVSGHINRAVVPAAAVLKVFDAIHGLEKSLSDPQYDLPGYLGVLKRLEEALRFLGENCGMAIQWLADIVEYLEDHRVADERFISGLKKALNSLRELEAGEEKGHLDGGLLEVSLDRLQNEFRRLLIENSIPLPMSSPTMAGEQACIAPSPLPVAVIQKLQAILGRLILNDRLDKCISIYVEVRSSNVRASLQALNLDYLEISVSEFNDVASIEIYIAQWGRHLEFAMKHLFESEYKLCNDVFERMGLDVWKSCFARIASQAGILAFLQFGKTVAESKKDPIKLLKLLEVFASLNKLRLDFNRLFGGAACAEIQNLTRDLIKRVIEGASEIFWELSIQVELQKHTPPPVDCSIPRVVTFITDYCNKLLGDEYKPILTQVLVIERSWRHEKFQERILTDELLNLVKAIELNLETWSKGYEDAVSSYLFLMNNHWHVYKYLKGTKLGALLGDSWLREHEQYKEYYSTTFFRESWGKLPALLSREGLILFSGGRATARNLVKQRLKAFNEAFDNMYKKQSNWVISEKDLRERTCQVIIQTIVPVYRSYMQNYGPLVEQDQSASKYAKYTAQSLEKMFESLFHPKPMKQFSFKVRQPSGKFNNGAVDQYQTPPTVK; encoded by the coding sequence ATGGATAAAGGCAATGAAAATTTGGTATCTGCTAGGAAGTTGCTAAAAGCCAGTGTAGAGAAATCCAAGGCTTTGGGGTTGTCTTTAGAAGAAGCTGGGCCAAGATTGAACGAGATTAGCCAAAGACTGCCTGCTTTGGAACTGGCGATTCGACCGATAAGGGCTCAAAGAGATGCCCTTGGTGCTGTTAGTGGTCATATAAATCGAGCCGTGgtccctgctgctgctgttcTTAAGGTTTTTGATGCCATTCATGGGCTTGAGAAATCGTTATCCGATCCCCAATATGATCTTCCGGGGTATCTTGGTGTGCTTAAACGGCTTGAAGAGGCATTGAGGTTCTTGGGGGAGAATTGTGGGATGGCAATTCAGTGGTTGGCTGATATCGTGGAGTATCTGGAGGATCACAGGGTGGCTGATGAAAGATTTATTTCGGGTTTAAAAAAGGCACTTAACAGTCTACGGGAACTTGAGGCGGGTGAAGAAAAGGGCCATCTTGATGGGGGCCTTCTTGAAGTCTCATTGGATAGATTGCAAAATGAGTTTAGGCGCCTTTTAATTGAGAATAGCATTCCATTGCCTATGTCCTCTCCAACCATGGCAGGCGAACAGGCCTGCATTGCTCCATCACCTTTGCCTGTTGCTGTTATCCAGAAGTTGCAGGCTATTTTGGGgagattgattttaaatgaCAGGCTTGACAAGTGTATATCCATCTATGTTGAGGTCCGTAGCTCAAATGTACGTGCGAGTCTGCAAGCACTAAATCTAGATTACCTTGAAATATCTGTGTCTGAGTTCAATGATGTGGCAAGCATAGAGATATACATAGCTCAGTGGGGTAGGCATTTGGAGTTTGCCATGAAGCACCTCTTCGAATCTGAGTACAAACTTTGCAATGATGTGTTTGAGAGGATGGGATTGGATGTGTGGAAGTCGTGTTTTGCAAGAATAGCTTCCCAGGCCGGGATTCTTGCTTTCCTTCAGTTTGGTAAAACAGTCGCCGAGAGTAAGAAGGATCCTATCAAACTTTTGAAATTGCTGGAAGTTTTTGCATCCTTAAATAAACTAAGATTGGATTTCAACCGTCTCTTTGGTGGAGCAGCCTGTGCGGAGATCCAAAATCTAACTCGGGATCTAATCAAGAGGGTGATAGAAGGCGCCTCTGAGATTTTCTGGGAGCtttcgattcaagttgaactgCAGAAGCACACGCCACCTCCTGTGGATTGTAGTATTCCAAGAGTGGTGACTTTTATCACTGACTACTGCAATAAGCTTCTTGGGGATGAATATAAGCCAATTCTTACGCAAGTTCTAGTCATTGAAAGAAGTTGGAGGCATGAAAAATTCCAAGAGAGAATCCTCACAGACGAGCTTTTGAATTTGGTTAAGGCCATCGAACTGAACTTGGAAACATGGTCCAAAGGTTATGAAGACGCTGTTTCATCTTATTTATTCTTGATGAACAATCACTGGCATGTCTATAAGTATCTTAAAGGCACGAAACTTGGTGCTCTTCTTGGAGATTCTTGGTTAAGAGAACACGAGCAGTACAAGGAGTACTATTCGACTACATTTTTTCGTGAGAGCTGGGGAAAACTTCCAGCTCTCTTAAGCCGGGAAGGTCTGATTCTTTTTTCTGGTGGGCGTGCAACGGCTCGGAATCTTGTAAAACAGAGGTTAAAGGCTTTTAATGAAGCGTTTGACAACATGTATAAAAAGCAGTCCAACTGGGTTATTTCAGAAAAAGATTTGCGGGAGAGAACATGCCAGGTTATTATTCAGACAATTGTACCAGTTTATCGCAGCTACATGCAGAATTATGGCCCGTTGGTTGAACAAGACCAAAGTGCAAGCAAATACGCCAAATATACGGCTCAGTCTTTAGAGAAAATGTTCGAATCTCTGTTCCATCCAAAGCCAATGAAGCAATTCAGTTTTAAAGTGAGGCAGCCGAGTGGGAAATTTAATAATGGAGCTGTGGATCAGTATCAAACTCCCCCAACTGTGAAGTGA
- the LOC140832017 gene encoding uncharacterized protein → MSSVFLPQFTLGFRIRPARVTPGTSIFLRTSARMESSTATKVAADSNNNGQDSGSSAAEMVVQYVVLRRDLIDSWPLGSIVTQGCHASVAAIWAHKDDPDTLLYCSPPNIDSMHKVTLEVKGETQIRNLSEKLEAGGVAHKLWMEHPENIPTCLATKPYPKSYVSSFFKKLKLCK, encoded by the exons ATGAGTTCCGTGTTCTTGCCCCAATTCACCCTCGGTTTTAGGATCCGACCCGCTAGGGTCACGCCAGGTACCTCCATCTTCCTACGCACCTCAGCGCGAATGGAATCGTCCACCGCCACGAAAGTAGCAGCAGACTCCAACAACAATGGTCAAGATTCAGGGAGCTCGGCGGCGGAGATGGTTGTTCAGTACGTGGTGCTACGGAGGGACCTAATCGACAGTTGGCCGCTGGGGAGTATTGTAACTCAGGGCTGCCACGCTTCCGTCGCCGCTATCTGGGCTCATAAAGATGATCCGGATACTCTTCTATACTGTTCCCCTCCCAACATTGATTCGATGCACAAG GTAACTCTCGAGGTGAAGGGCGAAACACAAATTCGAAATTTATCAGAGAAGCTAGAAGCCGGTGGTGTCGCTCATAAGTTGTGGATGGAGCATCCCGAGAACATTCCCACATGTCTTGCAACAAAACCCTATCCTAAATCATATGTTTCCTCATTTTTCAAGAAGCTTAAACTCTGTAAATGA